In Agrococcus jenensis, the genomic window ACGGTGAGCTCGCGCTCCCCCGCCACCTGCGGCAGCCGCACGCGCGAGCCGTTGTCGGCCACGACGGCCATCGCCTCGAGCGTGAGGTCGGCGGGGTCGCCATCCCAGAGCGTCCACGCGCCCTCGGGCGTGATGCCGACGACGATGGGCTCGAAGCGCTCGCGGTCGAGGTGCCGCAGCACGCTGCCGGCGGTCGCGCACGAGATCGAGTGCTCGCTCGAGCGCCCGCCGAACAGCAGGGCGACGCGGATCCGCTGCGCGGCTCCAGGCTGGGTGTCGTGCACGGTCCTACTCCTCGATCGGCTCGTCGTCGGTCGTCAGGTGCGGCGCGATGTCGCGCGGGTCCATGGCGCCGTCGAGCACGAGGCGCACCTGCTCGAGGATCGGCATCCGCACCCCGCGAGCTGCGGCGAGCTCGGCGACCGGGTCGACGGATGCGAGCCCCTCGGCCACCTGCTCCATGCGCGCGATCACATCGGTGCGCGAGTAGCCCATGCCGAGCAGCCGGCCGGCGGTGAAGTTGCGCGAGAGCGGCGAGCCGCACGTCGCGATGAGGTCGCCGAGGCCCGCGAGGCCGCGGAGGGTCTCGCGCTCGGCGCCGTGCGCCACCGCGAAGTCGGTGAGCTCCGCGAGCCCGCGCGTGATGATCGACGCCTTCGTGTTCTCGCCGTATCCGACACCGTCGACGATGCCGATCGCGAGCGCGACGAGGTTCTTCAGCACGCCGCCGAACTCGGTGCCGATCACGTCGGTGTTGATGAAGGAGTGGAAGTAGTCGTTGCGCGCGCGCTTCGCGACGTCGCGGGCCGTCGTCGGGCTCGTCGACGAGACGACCGCGGCGGTCGGCTGCTCCTGCGCGATCTCGAGCGCGAGGTTCGGGCCGGAGACGACCGCGATGCGCTCGGGATCGATCCGCAGCTCCTGGGCGATGACCTCGCTCATGCGCAGCCGCGTGCCCGCCTCGACGCCCTTCATGAGGCTCACGACCGGTGCGCCGGCCTCGATCGCGTCGCCGTGCTCGCGCAGCAGCTGGCGCAGCTGCTGGCTCGGCACGGCGAGGTAGACCTGGGATGCGCCCTCGAGCGCGGCGCGGATGTCGCTCGTCGCGTGCAGCGACGCCGGCAGCGTGATGCCGGGCAGGTAGCGGGTGTTGCGGCGCGACTCGTCGATCTCGCGCGCGGCCTCCGGCCTGCGCGCCCACAGCACCGTGTCGGCGCCGCCGTCGGCGAGGGTCTTCGCGAAGGTGGTGCCCCAGCTGCCGGCACCCAGCACCGCGACGTCAGCCACGCGGCAGCCCGTCGTCGCCGTCCTCGAAGCGTCCGATCTCCGACTGGCCGGCTGCCGACGGGTTCCACCGCTCGGGCGGCGGGACCTCGCCGCGCAGCTCGCCGAGCAGGGCGGCGATCGCGGCCATGAGCCGGTCGGTCGCCTCGTTCATCGCGGCCTGGTCGGTGCGCCCGGCGAAGTCGCTCAGGTCGATCGGCGGGCCGAAGAGGATCTCGATGCGCTTCCGGGGGAAGGGATGGATCGTCTTCCCGTAGCGCGGCATCAGGTGCTGCGTGCCCCAGTGCGCCGCCGGGATGAGCGGCACGCCGGCCTCGAGCGCCATGCGCACGGCGCCGGTCTTGCCCCGCATCGGCCACAGCCCCGGATCGCGCGTCAGCGAGCCCTCGGGGTAGATGATCACGCCGAGCTCGTCGCGCACGACCTGCCGCGCGGCCTCCATCGGCGCCCCCTGCGCTGCGCGACCCGCGCGCTCGACGGGGATCTGCCCGGCGGCCGCGAGGATGCGTCCGACCACGGGGATCTTGAACAGGCTCGCCTTGGCCATGAACCGCGGGATGCGGCCCGACTTGTAGATCGCCACGGCCATGATGATCGGGTCGATCTCGCTGTAGTGGTTCGGCGAGAGCACGAAGGCGCCCTTCGCCGGCACGTGCTCATGCCCCCGGATCTCGAGCTTCGCCATGCCCGCGACGGCAGGCAGCACGAGCGCGGCGAGGCCGCGGTAGACCGGCACCCGCTCCGCGCTCGGCGGCTTGCCGGGCAGCGCCATCAGCCCTCCACGTCGAAGTCGGCGCCCAACGTCTCGAGCTTCTCGATGAAGCGCTCGTAGCCGCGGGCGATGATCCCGACGTTCGAGATGCGGCTCGTGCCCTCTGCGGTGAGCGCGGCCACGAGGTGGCTGAAGCCGCCACGCAGGTCGGGCACCACGACGTCGGCGCCGTGCAGCTGCACGGGCCCCGCGATGACGGCCGAGTGCTGGTAGTTGCGCGCGCCGAAGCGGCACGCGTGGCTGCCGAGGCAGTCGGTGTGGATCTGGATGCGCGCACCCATCTCGACGAGCGCCTCCGTGAAGCCGAAGCGCTGCTCGTAGACCGTCTCGTGCACGATCGAGATGCCGTTCGCCTTCGCGAGCGCGACCACGAGCGGCTGCTGCCAGTCGGTCATGAATCCGGGGTGCACATCCGTCTCGACTACGACCGGCTTGAGGTCGCCG contains:
- a CDS encoding NAD(P)H-dependent glycerol-3-phosphate dehydrogenase; amino-acid sequence: MADVAVLGAGSWGTTFAKTLADGGADTVLWARRPEAAREIDESRRNTRYLPGITLPASLHATSDIRAALEGASQVYLAVPSQQLRQLLREHGDAIEAGAPVVSLMKGVEAGTRLRMSEVIAQELRIDPERIAVVSGPNLALEIAQEQPTAAVVSSTSPTTARDVAKRARNDYFHSFINTDVIGTEFGGVLKNLVALAIGIVDGVGYGENTKASIITRGLAELTDFAVAHGAERETLRGLAGLGDLIATCGSPLSRNFTAGRLLGMGYSRTDVIARMEQVAEGLASVDPVAELAAARGVRMPILEQVRLVLDGAMDPRDIAPHLTTDDEPIEE
- a CDS encoding lysophospholipid acyltransferase family protein, which translates into the protein MALPGKPPSAERVPVYRGLAALVLPAVAGMAKLEIRGHEHVPAKGAFVLSPNHYSEIDPIIMAVAIYKSGRIPRFMAKASLFKIPVVGRILAAAGQIPVERAGRAAQGAPMEAARQVVRDELGVIIYPEGSLTRDPGLWPMRGKTGAVRMALEAGVPLIPAAHWGTQHLMPRYGKTIHPFPRKRIEILFGPPIDLSDFAGRTDQAAMNEATDRLMAAIAALLGELRGEVPPPERWNPSAAGQSEIGRFEDGDDGLPRG